A single region of the Triticum dicoccoides isolate Atlit2015 ecotype Zavitan chromosome 2B, WEW_v2.0, whole genome shotgun sequence genome encodes:
- the LOC119368532 gene encoding uncharacterized protein LOC119368532 — MGRQRRWSRAALLACLLLLAAACAESARPGPLAAASEGLPRGASVSADDSGGDGPRRSAFDVLVEGLVSIGLGRRWRAGDGVGLVDGDKRRVPTGPNPLHNR; from the coding sequence ATGGGGAGGCAGCGGCGGTGGTCACGCGCGGCGCTCCTCGCGTGCCTGCTGCTCCTCGCCGCCGCGTGCGCCGAGTCGGCGCGCCCGGGGCCGCTGGCAGCGGCGAGCGAAGGGCTGCCTCGCGGCGCGAGCGTGAGCGCTGACGACAGCGGCGGCGACGGCCCGCGGAGGAGCGCGTTCGACGTGCTGGTGGAGGGCCTCGTCAGCATCGGGCTGGGCCGGCGGTGGCGcgccggcgacggcgtcgggcTGGTGGACGGCGACAAGCGGCGCGTGCCGACGGGGCCCAACCCGCTGCACAACAGATGA